Genomic DNA from Scatophagus argus isolate fScaArg1 chromosome 15, fScaArg1.pri, whole genome shotgun sequence:
TATTAGCTTTCCCTTTAACATCCCAAAGATATTTCCCATGATTGCGAAAAACTGATCGGCACGATCAACTTACAACTCCAGTTTATTTTAAGGAAAGAGTAGTAAACTTAAGAAAaggaatcagctttattggcagtatattttttacatgcactgaatttttcctctgtatTTCAACCCTTCCATGGCTGAACACatatgcaacacccagcaaattacatgcagtgagcacacacacatacaggagcagtgggctgccacgTCAGGTGTCTGAGGAGCAGTTaggaggttaagtgccttgctcaaaggcataTCAACTGTTAATAATAGAGGGGTTATGGTGGTAATAAGTGGTAAATTTCTCTGTggaaatagaaaaacagaaaaccccTAAAACTTTAAATACAAGACATTAGCAGAATAATGTGAACCAAATCATTAAGTTAAATTCCCTTACAATTCTTTCTTCAAAGGCCTTCAACATTTTGCAGGAATAGAGAATTTACAAAACATCCAAGTACATTattaagcaaataaaataaacagaacaacTTGAACTTggtttataaaatgttttattcatgttaacATAGCTGATACATAGGGATTTGAACAGTTTCACAAGGCTTTTGGGGACTACAATTGAATGAATAGCAAAACAACAGTGGTCCAAATTTCTAATGACAATCACCGGACAGACTAACAAATCATCCTTCGGTAGGATGTATACAaatctgcactgaaaatgaCCAAACTTGACACttggacatgtgtgtgtatgtgtatgcgtgtgtgtgtgttacagcatTTGTCCCCATTCCAGTGTAATATCTCAAGAGACATGCACGACAGAATTGTCTTCCCATTAAAAAGGTCCCCGCATCTGGTCAGACAAGCCCCATTCCCTATCCCAAACAGGCATGCTTCAGTGAAACAATGGCATCATAACCAGGGCAGAAAGTGAGGATTTAACCAATTGGCACTACTTGGCTGTATTGAAGTATTTGTCGCCAGCATGAAAAGTGCACTAGCTTTCCCTGCAGTATGAAAGTTGAATCTGTGTTAAGTTGCTGTAACCGTACCACGTAACTGTGAGGAGACCATCACTTTTAAAAACAGTATGGGGAAACTATGTTTTTTATATCTAACATTTGCTagagaaaaaaactgtcaaCTGATGGGCTTTTAAGTTTCCAGTTGTTCAACAAAGTGAGTAACTTTTTCTGCTTCTAAAGTGAGCTAGGAGTCTGATACCTTATCAAGCTATTAATCACTTTTCTACAGCTGAAACTGCACAAATGGGAAGGCCAGGACGAATACAAATCAAAGGAATGGAGAGTTTCTCTTTTCACTGGTTGTTGTCCAGATCTGAATtgtgaaaaacatgattttcttttcttttttttttttttaattttctcacaCAACTCTTTTCAGCAATGGGTTTCATTGGTAGAATGTTTGAGAGGAGCAATAAGGAATGAAGGATGtgtaaaaagtttttttttttccttttgtttttggagatgACCCAACATTGAGGGCTTGTGTTATTAGTTCTCATTCTCGCCgccatctcctccttctccaccatCGCCCTCCTCAGCAGCATTGTCTGATGTCCATaactgaaggagagaaagagatatCCAGAttacatcatttttaaattttgaaactTACAGTGTTAACTAAAGTCAGTTTCTTCCCTTTCCTTCTTGCAGATGTCAATGTGCTTTAGCAGTTAAAGCACAATATTAATTATTAGCATTACATTGTGCAGAAATTTCAACAGCTGCAAATACAACAcctcttttttaaaagaagtaCTATTTGTCAGGTTCTTTCTTTTTTACGTTCCTAACACAACACGCTGGGGCACAGCATACATGCAAAGTTTGTATAATGTTGGCTGTCAAAATTAACTGTGAAAATCCAAAACAATATTATATACAGTAAAGTAATATATACAGTAGGGTTGAGTAATAGTTCAATTGTATTGCTACTGACTTTCAGTGGGCGGGGTTCCCACAATTGAGTTCACTGCAGTCAGTAGATTTTCTTGGGTTTAATTCTACAAGTGAGTCATTCCCTGCTGACTCACACAGAACTCAAAAGTTTTCCCAGTTCAAGTCACAGATTTTCTTGAAGAATTCATGCAAAAAACCTCTATTCATTAGACTTCATCATGTACCTTTCATTCAATTACTTTTTTTGGCCCTGAGTTTTTGAAGTTTGGCCACAGAGCTAACATTCGTAATTATTTGCagttctttgtgtttgacattGAGGGAGGCAAATGTAACACTATTATTAACATAACACTTTTTGTGATATGAGAGAGTGGAACACTTACTGTCAGGTTGTCTCTGAGGAGCTGCATGATGAGAGTGCTGTCTTTGTAGGACTCTTCACTTAGCTGGTCCAGCTCTGCAATGGCATCATCAAAAGCctgaaagcaaaaatgaaagtgttaaCACTTGTAACATAGTACAACTGAGGACAAAAGAAAGTGACAGATTCTTATAAGACAGTCTCCAGACCTTTTTAGCCAATTCACAGGCTTTTTCTGGGGAATTCAGGATCTCGTAGAAGAAGACGGAGAAGTTAAGTGCCAAGCCCAAGCGGATGGGATGTGTGGACTCCATCTCACTATTGCTGATGTTAGATGCTTCCTGGTATGCTTCCTGTGACTTGAGAATGGTCtctggagacagagaaaggagttcaaactgaataaaatagTTAACGTATGCAGATGTCAGGGTTGAGAGAAGTGATAAGGGTGCCAAGTTCAATTAAAGCAATATAATCTTTAACTTTACCAAAATCTATCCAAGCATGTCTCCAGCTACAAAACGCTAAAAGCAATAATTTGACTGTGCAAAACCCAagtgtggaataaaaaaaaagtctgtggtTTTACAAGCAGTTTAATGCCAGACTATTCCCCACAGGTGTTGCAGCAGttgcaaagcaaacagcagagactGCTCCTGGCCAAGAAAAAGTCTGACACATAACTgccagtaaaatatttttacacagaTTAAACAGAGAGATATAGTATTTTAATTAGAGAGCTTTAGCAGTGTTGGATGACAGATTTTGTTAATTTTGGACAGAGACAAAGTAGCAGTTTCTCCGTTTCAAGTCTTTGTGTTATGCTAATCTCATCAGTGGCTGGCCCAAACATCATGTTTACTGTATAAATGTGAGAATGGTGACCATCTTCTTATCCAGCAACAAAGTAAATAggtgtattttccaaaatgttgagcCATTCATTTAAAGTGCAAGACTGGTGAGATTCATATTGTAAAGAAATCTTATGAACAAGCCAAGGAACACAGCATCTGACTGTCGGCAAGACTCATCCTTGGGATtgagagacacagacaaagTGGAGACATCAGAAAGTACTGAGAATAATGCAATAATGCGAAGTCaggttttaattttgttttaatttaacctGAAGTATTCCCCCTGAGATTCAAAAACTTCTTTTCAAGGGAGTCCTGGTCAGGACCGcagcacacagtttgtttttgtttaagatGTTTAAATTATGTTGAATACATTACGAAGATGTTTCATCCAACTTGGAAGCCATTTAAAAAAggacatttaaatgaaatactgGGAATGTCAGAAATTCATTTGACTCAGTAACAAGTCAACACAGGTAGTGGTGGTAATtcaatgttcagttttttaGAAGTTGTTAGTTTCCTTAACAAGTCTCTTGGGAACTAGAGCATTGTAgacactaattaaaacaaataactttTGAATGACAGCTCACAACAAATATTAGTGTTAGGAGACACACCCTGATAACTAaccagagagaggaaaaaattcTGTATCAGCACATCAATTCCTTTTAGTTAAGGGGATTAATATGGGATAAAAAACATCAAGTGAAGGTGGGAAACTAGAAAATTACTatattcactttatttttcctGGGGGGCTGGAGGACCTTTCAACCCTTTCAGTACTACCACACtactaaatatctatttaaattgaatttcaacagaaagaaagtgGTTTAAGGGTTTAGTACCTCTTTAAAGGGGGTGgtgttgttttagtttttatacacaaatgaaaatgacaccTTAAAGACTCCCCATATCAGCAGGGAGCAAAGTAGCAACAGATAGATATTCACTTAAAACTTAACATGAAGGTGTTTCTTCAAGTACAACCAGTACAAAAAAGTACAACTATAAactcactttgtcttttgtcatcAACAGCAACCTCAGCAAGGTATCTGTAGTAGTCCCCCTTCATCTTTAGATAGAAGACTTTGCTCTCAGAATTTGTGGAGTTTGGAATTAAATGATTATCCAGCAGTTGctgtgaagagagaaaatgtaagaTGAATTCAGTAAGATGCACTGAGTTAATGAACAGTATGCATTCACAACAATCAACCAATATACAAGTAGAATAGATCAGAGGAGGACCCAAATCTGAAGCATTCACACAATCATTCACTGAAACAACAGTCAGGCTATATTGACAGAATAGTCAATAATCGTGCCCAAGTGGGCATTAAGGtgcaagaacaaacacacacacacacagcatggtACATCAACTAAACATAGCTGGGGCTCACCCATCACCGGTGTCCCATTAGCTCCAACTACCAGAAGCATTACCCCCTTCGCGCTTTATAGCTGCTCAGCTTCATTACTAATGGGTATGGTTCTGCTCCATCAAGAGTCAAATGTAGAGAAGCACCAATCAACTGAATTGGAGACCGGCCGCTCATTCTCCCAAACTCACGCACATTCCAAGCTGGTCCATTTCATGTGTGTGCCACATATCATATACACAGTGGCACAGGCAATAATATCACAGCTGCACGCTAACGAGATCTTCACTGCgaatgaagaaaacacaaagctcGCAATTTGTAATCTAAGGCCAAAATAAACCGTGGGGAATTACCATGAAGACATTCAGATCAACAAACCTAAGCAGACAATcaaaacaccatcacccagctgaacatGCCCAGTTTGAACAAGATAGCAAAGGAAAATTGGCTTAGGCTAAAGCTAGCTAAAGCTCAGTGAGAGGtacaagccagcagcctctcctatctttccttggtatgagcagtgaaaagaccaaagaaaTTATGATGAAAATGGCATTTTTTGCCTGGGCGATCAGCCGTTCCCCACAGCTGAGAACAGTGTTGTCAGAGTAGTTCAGCTCCTATAAGAAATAGCGCAGTACATATGTGAATGAGTGGtgaagtgagagtgagaaagCGAGCGGCAAGTGATGGCATGTGTGCAGCTAAACAGAAGTGTACGCAGAGTTAGCCTTAAGTTTGAGTTGACTGTAAACATCCGGTGCAAGCCACAGTCAGTCGTTAAATGAATGCTTTAACATCTCAAGACGAAGCAGTACTCCCTTGTGCTGTGTAACCAGTTTGTAAAGTGAAGGTGTTAAACCAGAAGCAGAAGTTAAATCTCCCCTGCTTCCTGACCACAGTTCGGAAACTAAGCAGAGAAAGGTTATAAATAAATTACCTCAGCCC
This window encodes:
- the LOC124071458 gene encoding 14-3-3-like protein; translation: MEKADLIHRAKLAEQAERYDDMADTMKEVTEMGQELTNEERNLLSVAYKNVVGARRSAWRVMSSIAMKTEAGNEKKQKMVKEYREQVEKELEDICENVLQLLDNHLIPNSTNSESKVFYLKMKGDYYRYLAEVAVDDKRQKTILKSQEAYQEASNISNSEMESTHPIRLGLALNFSVFFYEILNSPEKACELAKKAFDDAIAELDQLSEESYKDSTLIMQLLRDNLTLWTSDNAAEEGDGGEGGDGGENEN